A genomic window from Anguilla rostrata isolate EN2019 chromosome 14, ASM1855537v3, whole genome shotgun sequence includes:
- the LOC135239894 gene encoding beta-1,3-galactosyltransferase 9 — translation MQLSFCKLRTHQWCFLLFNVLLFHALLFGADFVEEYLLQPFPGTYTDVKVLEVRERARKLDMTAARGNISQQYTISNPQACSGQDLFLLVLIFSSPDNAHRRETIRSSWANRTHIQKFLIRTLFILGSPTSLSTQATILKEVELYSDIIQGHLIDSPSNLTPKTLLAMQWVVTFCPFARFILHANETAFVNLMALGDYLLTLRRHPEDLYIGRVVHQEMPDRDPNSAHFLSPGLYRDKYFPDYCSGSAFVVSQDVARKVIVASAEVHNPVPYDVFVGICARKAGVVPTHSARFSGERHIRYNACCYQFIFSSASVGDEQLDSIWQDLGEERRCSLLETYYSLVACKALTYLDKFSFFNTGSIREADSHG, via the exons ATGCAG CTGTCATTCTGCAAGCTGCGCACCCACCAGTGGTGTTTCTTGCTCTTCAACGTGCTCCTGTTCCATGCGCTGCTCTTCGGGGCAGACTTTGTGGAGGAGTACCTTCTCCAGCCCTTCCCAGGCACCTACACAGACGTGAAAGTGCTGGAGGTCAGGGAGAGGGCGCGGAAGCTGGACATGACCGCAGCAAGGGGCAACATCTCCCAGCAGTACACCATCAGCAACCCTCAGGCCTGCTCTGGTCAGGACCTATTCCTGCTAGTGCTCATCTTCAGTTCCCCTGACAATGCCCATCGCCGGGAGACCATCCGCAGTTCCTGGGCCAATCGCACACACATCCAGAAATTTCTGATCCGGACATTGTTTATACTGGGATCACCCACATCCCTTAGCACGCAAGCCACCATCCTGAAGGAGGTTGAACTCTACAGTGACATCATCCAGGGGCATCTCATCGACTCACCTAGTAACCTGACTCCTAAAACCCTGCTAGCCATGCAGTGGGTGGTGACGTTCTGCCCCTTTGCACGGTTTATCTTGCACGCCAATGAGACGGCATTTGTGAACTTAATGGCCTTGGGGGACTACCTGCTCACACTTCGACGGCACCCAGAGGATTTGTACATTGGCCGTGTGGTGCACCAGGAGATGCCTGACAGAGACCCCAACagcgctcacttcctgtcccccgGTCTGTATCGTGACAAGTACTTCCCTGACTACTGCTCGGGCTCCGCCTTTGTCGTCTCCCAAGATGTGGCCCGGAAGGTAATTGTGGCTTCAGCAGAGGTGCATAACCCTGTGCCCTACGATGTGTTTGTGGGGATATGTGCCCGCAAGGCTGGCGTTGTGCCAACCCACAGTGCCCGCTTCTCAGGAGAGAGGCACATCCGCTACAACGCCTGCTGCTACCAGTTCATCTTTAGCTCAGCCAGCGTGGGGGATGAGCAGCTGGACTCCATCTGGCAGGATCTGGGGGAGGAAAGGAGATGCTCCCTGCTGGAGACCTACTATAGCCTGGTGGCCTGCAAGGCACTCACCTACCTAGACAAGTTTTCATTCTTCAACACTGGGAGCATTAGGGAAGCTGATTCCCATGGCTAA
- the psmd5 gene encoding 26S proteasome non-ATPase regulatory subunit 5 — protein MAASIGSLLSEISGLEDPIEELQNLKTAVLAIPLNLLGETVSGLRLEGLFSLLNTNDREQTELCVVILGRILQALDPLYLAQNCRNELQGGLNHSDDSVKILAMSQVGRIAKHSEAVTEILNNQSVLKDVIHCIGVEKISVAKEAIGALSKLAHTKAGLDALFQSNLLKDLKDVMATNDVIRYRVYELVVDVSSVSPISLGYCANSGFISQLLGELTGDDILVRATAIEMVTTLAHSQHGRLYLAQQGIMDKISNMIIGAESDPFSSLYLPGLVKFFGNLAIMDSPQQVCECYPAFLQKVFEMALDQDPVMTGVALDTLGVLGSTVEGKQVLQKTGEKFQRVLKRMSQLARNAATELRVRCLEAIILLLTLPAEQQTEDLLGLTESWFGALSSQPMEMFRGFSTQPFPELHCGALRIFTAIACQPWGQKLMVATPGFVEFIVDRSTGPNKESKDAKFELVKALVNSTSTAEIFGNQHYLSLRAYMREGPYYITAVSTVTVEGAD, from the exons ATGGCTGCCTCCATTGGAAGCCTACTTTCAGAAATTTCAGGTCTTGAAGACCCTATTGAAGAACTGCAGAATTTGAAAACTGCCGTTTTGGCAATTCCTTTGAATTTACTGGGTGAGACTGTGTCTGGGCTACGACTAGAAGGTCTTTTTTCGCTTTTAAATACCAATGACAG GGAGCAAACTGAGCTGTGCGTGGTTATTCTGGGTCGCATTCTCCAAGCTCTCGACCCGCTCTACCTGGCCCAGAACTGCAGGAATGAACTTCAGGGAGGACTGAATCATTCTGACGATTCGGTCAAGATCTTGGCGATGTCACAA gttgggAGGATTGCCAAACATTCAGAAGCTGTCACAGAAATCCTGAACAACCAGAGCGTGTTGAAGGACGTCATTCACTGCATAGGAGTGGAGAAAATTTCTGTTGCCAAAGAG GCGATTGGAGCACTCTCCAAATTGGCTCATACCAAAGCAGGGCTAGATGCATTATTCCAGAGTAATTTACTGAAAGACCTGAAAGATGTTATGGCCACAAATGATGTTATCCGATACAGAGTGTATGAG CTGGTGGTAGATGTGTCCTCTGTTTCTCCCATCTCCCTGGGGTATTGTGCCAACAGCGGGTTCATTTCCCAGCTTCTAGGGGAGTTGACTGGTGATGACATACTGGTTAG AGCCACGGCAATTGAGATGGTGACCACTCTTGCACACAGCCAGCATGGGAGGTTGTACCTGGCCCAGCAAGGCATCATGGATAAAATTTCCAACATGATCATTGGGGCTGAGTCAGATCCCTTCTCCAGCTTGTACCTACCTG GGCTAGTGAAGTTCTTTGGGAACCTGGCTATCATGGACAGCCCTCAGCAGGTCTGTGAGTGCTACCCCGCCTTCTTGCAGAAGGTGTTTGAGATGGCCCTGGACCAGGACCCAGTGATGACGGGCGTGGCACTGGACACTCTGGGAGTGCTGGGCTCTACGGTGGAGGGAAAACAAGTCCTGCAGAAGACAG GTGAGAAGTTCCAGAGGGTATTGAAGAGGATGAGCCAGTTGGCCAGGAATGCAGCAACAGAGCTGAGAGTCCGCTGTCTGGAGGCCATTATTCTGCTCCTCACTCTCCCA GCGGAGCAGCAGACGGAAGACCTCTTAGGCCTGACGGAGTCCTGGTTTGGGGCCCTTTCCAGCCAGCCCATGGAGATGTTCCGCGGCTTCAGCACCCAGCCCTTTCCTGAGCTCCATTGTGGAGCTCTGCGCATCTTCACT GCCATCGCCTGCCAGCCCTGGGGTCAGAAACTGATGGTGGCCACCCCAGGCTTTGTGGAGTTCATTGTTGACCGCTCGACGGGACCAAACAAAGAGTCCAAAGACGCCAAGTTTGAACTTGTGAAAGCTCTGGTGAACTCTACGTCCACAGCTGAGATCTTCGGGAACCAGCATTACTTGAGCCTGCGGGCTTACATGCGGGAGGGGCCGTACTACATAACTGCTGTGTCCACGGTCACAGTGGAAGGCGCTGACTGA